From Antedon mediterranea chromosome 9, ecAntMedi1.1, whole genome shotgun sequence, a single genomic window includes:
- the LOC140059044 gene encoding uncharacterized protein, producing MTGVSIYNAWQTGTGTSSNHAHQFLISDTFYRNNVIFDNWSTLNIQQVKLTAFSAFHEELFSITFDGVDSTTSSWFSKDRVQSSPWDDTQTASSNIFTIANSHGGRSFYMSNIHSGCAGDKGWFAVLEATHCREFDGYGTNPRIVYSRTKSAEVWVSTNIGTARAMTIDVKI from the exons ATGACTGGAGTTAGCATTTACAACGCTTGGCAAACTGGCACAGGAACATCAAGCAACCATGCTCATCAATTTCTCATCAGTGATACATTTTACAGAAACAATGTAATATTTGATAACTGGTCAACATTAAATATTCAACAG GTAAAATTGACAGCATTCTCTGCATTTCATGAGGAGTTGTTTTCCATTACTTTTGATGGTGTTGATTCTACCACGTCTTCTTGGTTTTCAAAAGACAGAGTTCAAAGTTCACCCTGGGATGACACGCAAACTGCTTCCTCTAATATATTTACAATAGCGAACTCACATGGCGGCCG AAGTTTTTATATGAGTAACATCCACAGTGGGTGTGCTGGTGACAAGGGATGGTTCGCAGTTCTGGAAGCCACTCATTGTAGAGAATTTGATGGCTATGGCACCAATCCTAGAATTGTATACAGCCGAACTAAGTCAGCAGAGGTTTGGGTCAGTACAA ATATTGGTACTGCTCGAGCAATGACGATTGATGTCAAAATATGA